The Huiozyma naganishii CBS 8797 chromosome 1, complete genome genome window below encodes:
- the PRI2 gene encoding DNA primase subunit PRI2 (similar to Saccharomyces cerevisiae PRI2 (YKL045W); ancestral locus Anc_2.566), translated as MFRQTKKRISSRRNFGSAEEGSNDSLTASSRPEQEQRQLERLYTGKLSFYHERPLGEITLEHFETWAIDRLKVLLEIEAFVSRNYSLKEMESLMKPLLHKLLPLGTDNVADMRKDYISHYILRLCFCRKKELRDKFVRSETLLFKIRFGMLTSTDQVKFVQSLHLSTSQSITEEEKRTLSKELYQTISPLLQFQMNISDEQQKQAYFQQERFIKLPFENVIELLGNRQVFIKNGYAYLPHFQQVTMISSEFSQRLNDELMRTFQFLPRLNEDDRLVPILNHLSSGYTVSDYNNSKGANGYGNNDDDEINAESVWSPEISKHYPLSVRNLMQGLKQNHHLRYYGRQQLTLFLKGIGLSADESLKFWTKAFVQGGHISEDKFNKEYRYNFRHSYGLEGNRINYRPWDCRTILSKPRPGRGDYHGCPFRDWSSERLTSELQAMNLTQQQITSVLDLSEKGDYILANTKVFEFTHKGADVAEGTLIDHPNLYFERSRMLEKKRSAMGGK; from the coding sequence ATGTTTAGacagacgaagaagaggatTTCCTCTAGGAGGAATTTCGGCTCTGCCGAGGAAGGTAGCAATGACTCGCTAACGGCCAGCAGCAGACCGGAGCAAGAGCAAAGACAGTTGGAACGACTTTATACTGGGAAACTGTCCTTTTACCATGAGCGGCCCCTTGGGGAGATTACGTTGGAGCATTTTGAGACGTGGGCTATAGACAGGCTGAAAGTGCTGCTTGAGATTGAGGCGTTCGTCTCAAGAAACTACAGTTTGAAGGAGATGGAGTCTCTCATGAAACCTCTTTTGCACAAGCTGTTGCCTCTCGGGACCGATAATGTTGCTGATATGAGAAAGGACTACATATCGCATTACATCTTGAGGCTGTGCTTTTGCCGGAAGAAAGAGCTCAGAGACAAATTCGTCCGCTCAGAGACGCTCCTGTTCAAGATTAGATTTGGGATGTTGACCTCCACAGACCAAGTGAAATTCGTGCAGTCCTTGCACTTGTCCACTTCGCAGTCCATcacagaggaggagaaacgTACCCTGTCCAAAGAACTGTACCAAACAATATCCCCGCTACTCCAGTTCCAAATGAATATCTcagatgaacaacaaaagCAGGCGTACTTTCAACAGGAGAGATTCATAAAGTTGCCCTTTGAGAATGTCATCGAGCTGTTGGGGAACAGACAGGTGTTTATAAAAAATGGGTATGCGTACTTGCCCCATTTCCAACAAGTGacgatgatctcttctgAGTTCTCACAACGTTTGAACGATGAACTGATGAGGACTTTCCAATTCCTGCCGAGACTGAATGAGGACGACAGGCTGGTTCCGATCTTGAACCACTTGTCCTCCGGTTACACGGTGTCTGattacaacaacagcaaggGCGCAAACGGGTACGGAaacaacgacgacgacgagatcaaTGCAGAGTCCGTGTGGTCCCCCGAGATCAGCAAGCATTACCCATTGTCCGTGAGAAACCTGATGCAGGGTTTGAAGCAGAACCACCATTTGCGTTACTATGGTCGACAACAGTTGACcctttttttgaagggtATCGGGTTGAGCGCGGACGAGTCGCTGAAGTTTTGGACAAAGGCATTTGTCCAAGGTGGCCATATCAGCGAGGATAAATTCAATAAAGAGTACAGGTACAATTTCAGGCACAGTTATGGGCTGGAAGGTAATAGGATCAATTACCGGCCCTGGGATTGTCGTACTATTTTGTCGAAACCTCGGCCCGGGAGGGGCGATTACCACGGGTGTCCCTTCAGGGATTGGAGCAGCGAGCGGCTAACCTCTGAGTTACAGGCGATGAATCTgacacaacaacagataACCAGTGTCTTGGACCTTTCTGAAAAGGGGGATTACATTTTAGCGAACACGAAAGTGTTTGAGTTTACGCATAAGGGCGCGGATGTCGCCGAGGGGACTTTGATTGACCATCCAAACTTGTATTTTGAGAGATCTAGGATGTTGGAAAAGAAGCGTTCTGCCATGGGCGGCAAGTAG
- the TGL2 gene encoding triglyceride lipase (similar to Saccharomyces cerevisiae TGL2 (YDR058C); ancestral locus Anc_1.101) produces MFSTLWNAFTPHPKGPTKQLPPASLNAIAAHTEDPTVKAFAACYDDNCTPRDTVIDSLPTIESYRAPKYPIVLCHGLSGFDRLILIPSLRNLINLILQHIHSNNADHFMDKEESAEQPGGDLVTVDYWIGIRELLEKNGCTVLTARVPSFGSIEERAAALHGILKRKTAEQLGSTRDPPTEKHPARVNLIAHSMGGLDARYLISRIPSSEKNYEVVSLTAISTPHQGSEMADFVVENFQLMKTLLAKKQPVLPICFYQLTTNYMRHFFNLVTPDDPAVHYFSYGSNFTPKWYSVFNMSWQVIYERSGGQDNDGMVTVQSAHWGEYMGTLHNMDHLDVINWQNKLIRNNGLAQAGPLQHPPIDILQFYLTITHNLAQRGF; encoded by the coding sequence ATGTTCAGCACGTTATGGAACGCGTTTACACCACACCCTAAGGGACCCACTAAACAACTCCCCCCCGCCTCGTTGAACGCAATTGCCGCCCACACAGAGGACCCCACGGTCAAAGCGTTCGCAGCATGCTACGACGACAACTGCACCCCACGGGACACAGTGATCGACTCGCTCCCGACGATAGAGTCGTACCGGGCTCCCAAATACCCGATCGTGCTGTGTCATGGACTTTCAGGGTTCGACCGGCTCATCTTGATCCCCTCGCTCCGAAACCTCATCAACTTGATCCTACAACATATCCACTCGAACAACGCGGACCACTTCATGGACAAAGAGGAGTCCGCAGAGCAGCCAGGTGGGGATCTCGTCACCGTGGACTACTGGATCGGTATCAGAGAGTTGCTAGAGAAGAACGGATGCACGGTGCTCACCGCTAGGGTCCCCAGTTTCGGCAGTATCGAGGAAAGAGCCGCGGCGCTCCATGGGATcctgaagaggaagaccGCTGAGCAATTGGGGTCTACGCGGGACCCACCGACGGAGAAACACCCGGCCCGTGTCAACCTCATCGCTCACTCGATGGGCGGGCTCGACGCCAGGTACTTGATCTCCAGGATCCCCAGCAGCGAGAAGAACTACGAAGTCGTTTCGCTGACCGCGATATCCACACCACACCAGGGGTCCGAGATGGCAGACTTCGTCGTCGAGAACTTCCAACTCATGAAGACGCTCCTCGCGAAGAAACAACCAGTGTTGCCCATCTGCTTCTACCAGCTGACGACGAACTACATGCgccacttcttcaaccttGTGACACCGGACGACCCGGCGGTACACTACTTCTCTTACGGGTCCAACTTCACTCCGAAATGGTACAGCGTGTTCAACATGTCCTGGCAGGTCATCTACGAAAGGTCCGGCGGCCAGGACAACGACGGGATGGTCACCGTGCAGAGCGCACACTGGGGGGAGTACATGGGCACTTTGCATAACATGGACCACTTGGACGTCATCAACTGGCAGAACAAGTTGATCAGGAATAACGGTCTTGCACAGGCGGGCCCGCTGCAACACCCACCGATCGACATCTTACAATTCTACTTAACAATTACACACAATCTGGCACAGCGAGGGTTTTGA
- the HSP60 gene encoding chaperone ATPase HSP60 (similar to Saccharomyces cerevisiae HSP60 (YLR259C); ancestral locus Anc_6.47), whose protein sequence is MLRQALLKTPRATRSAAVLRRSYSAFKEIKFGVEGRAALLKGVETLADAVSATLGPKGRNVLIEQPFGPPKITKDGVTVAKAIVLEDKFENMGAKLLQEVASKTNEAAGDGTTSATVLGRAIFTESVKNVAAGCNPMDLRRGSQMAVSKVIDFLSKNKKEITTAEEIAQVATISANGDSHVGELLASAMEKVGKEGVITIREGRTLEDELEVTEGMRFDRGFISPYFITDAKSGKVEFEKPLLLLSEKKISSIQDILPALELSNQNRRPLLIIAEDIDGEALAACILNKLRGQVKVCAVKAPGFGDNRKNTLGDIAVLTGGTVFTEELDLKPEHCTLEQLGSCDSITVTKEDTVVLNGDGSKESLQDRIEQIKNSVDATTTNSYEKEKLQERLAKLSGGVAVVRVGGASEVEVSEKKDRYDDALNATRAAVEDGILPGGGTALVKATRILDDVQVDNFDQKLGVDIIRKAITRPAKQIIENAGEEASVIVGKLVDQYGDNFAMGYDSAKGEFTDMLETGIIDPFKVVRSGLVDASGVASLLATTEVAIVDAPEPAAAGGAPGGGMPGMPGMM, encoded by the coding sequence ATGTTGAGACAAGCACTGTTGAAGACGCCACGCGCCACTAGATCCGCAGCGGTCTTGAGAAGATCGTACTCTgctttcaaagagatcaagtTCGGTGTGGAGGGCAGGGCCGCCCTGTTGAAAGGTGTCGAGACCCTAGCGGATGCCGTCTCTGCGACACTGGGGCCCAAGGGGAGGAACGTTCTCATTGAACAGCCGTTCGGCCCCCCCAAGATCACGAAGGATGGTGTCACCGTCGCTAAAGCCATCGTGTTGGAGGACAAGTTTGAAAACATGGGTGCTAAATTGTTGCAAGAGGTTGCATCAAAGACGAATGAGGCCGCCGGGGACGGTACCACCTCGGCTACCGTTCTGGGGAGAGCCATCTTCACAGAGTCTGTTAAGAATGTCGCTGCTGGTTGTAACCCAATGGATTTGAGAAGAGGGTCGCAGATGGCTGTCTCTAAAGTGATCGATTTCTTGAGtaagaacaagaaggagattACTACCGCGGAGGAGATAGCTCAAGTGGCCACCATCTCTGCCAATGGTGACTCACACGTTGGGGAATTGTTGGCCTCTGCGATGGAGAAAGTCGGGAAGGAGGGGGTCATCACCATTAGAGAGGGGAGAACCTTGGAGGACGAACTGGAGGTCACGGAGGGGATGAGGTTCGATCGTGGGTTCATCTCGCCTTACTTCATCACGGACGCCAAGTCCGGTAAAGTAGAGTTTGAAAAACCTTTGCTTTTGCTCAgtgagaagaagatctcATCGATTCAGGATATTTTGCCCGCTTTGGAACTGTCCAACCAGAACAGAAGACCACTTTTGATCATCGCTGAAGATATCGACGGTGAAGCGTTGGCGGCTTGTATCCTTAACAAGTTGAGAGGACAAGTTAAAGTCTGTGCTGTCAAGGCTCCAGGGTTCGGTGACAACAGGAAGAACACTTTGGGGGACATCGCCGTCCTGACGGGCGGGACTGTCTTCACAGAGGAACTCGACTTGAAGCCAGAACATTGCACTTTGGAACAGCTAGGGTCCTGTGACTCGATCACCGTCACCAAGGAGGATACGGTCGTCTTGAACGGCGACGGGTCCAAAGAATCCCTACAGGACAGAATCGAACAGATTAAGAACTCTGTCGATGCCACCACAACGAACTCGTACGAGAAGGAGAAATTGCAGGAGAGATTGGCTAAATTGTCCGGTGGTGTCGCCGTCGTTAGAGTCGGCGGTGCTTCGGAGGTCGAGGTCAGCGAAAAGAAGGACCGTTACGACGACGCACTTAACGCCACAAGAGCCGCTGTCGAGGACGGTATCTTGCCCGGCGGTGGTACCGCTCTAGTCAAGGCCACCCGTATCCTAGACGACGTCCAAGTCGACAATTTCGACCAGAAACTGGGTGTGGACATCATTAGAAAGGCGATCACAAGACCTGCCAAACAGATTATCGAAAACGCAGGCGAGGAGGCATCCGTGATCGTCGGGAAGTTGGTCGACCAATACGGTGACAACTTCGCTATGGGTTACGACTCAGCAAAGGGTGAATTCACAGACATGCTTGAAACAGGGATCATCGACCCATTCAAAGTCGTCAGATCAGGACTCGTCGACGCTTCTGGGGTCGCATCCTTGCTGGCTACCACGGAAGTGGCCATCGTCGACGCCCCAGAaccagctgctgctggtggcGCTCCAGGCGGTGGTATGCCAGGCATGCCAGGCATGATGTAA
- the FBA1 gene encoding fructose-bisphosphate aldolase FBA1 (similar to Saccharomyces cerevisiae FBA1 (YKL060C); ancestral locus Anc_2.577): protein MGILDVIKRKSGVIVGDDVHALFQYAKENKFAIPAINVTSSSTAVAAMEAARDNKCPIILQTSNGGAAYFAGKGVSNDGQNASIQGSIAAAHYIRAIAPAYGIPVVLHSDHCAKKLLPWYDGMIAADEAYFKQHGEPLFSSHMLDLSEETDEENIGTCVKYFKKMAAMGQWLEMEIGITGGEEDGVNNESVDKDSLYTKPEQVYNVFKALQPISPNFSIAAAFGNVHGVYAGTMALRPEILAEHQKYTAEQIGVPAESKPLFLVFHGGSGSTKEQFQTGIDNGVVKVNLDTDCQYAYLKGIRDYVLNKKDYIMSMVGNPTGPDSPNKKYFDPRVWVREGEKTMSVRIAEAFDVFNTKDTL, encoded by the coding sequence ATGGGTATCCTAGACGTTATCAAGAGAAAGTCCGGTGTCATTGTCGGTGACGATGTCCACGCTTTGTTCCAGTATGCAAAGGAGAACAAGTTCGCCATCCCAGCCATCAACGTGACCTCCTCTTCCACTGCCGTCGCCGCCATGGAAGCCGCCAGAGACAACAAGTGTCCAATCATCTTGCAGACCTCCAACGGTGGTGCCGCCTACTTCGCCGGTAAGGGTGTCTCCAACGACGGCCAGAACGCCTCCATCCAGGGTTCCATCGCCGCCGCCCACTACATCAGAGCCATCGCCCCAGCCTACGGTATCCCAGTCGTCCTTCACTCCGACCACTGTGCCAAGAAGTTGTTGCCATGGTACGACGGTATGATCGCCGCCGACGAGGCCTACTTCAAGCAGCACGGCGAGCCTCTGTTCTCCTCCCACATGTTGGACTTGTCCGAGGAGACCGACGAGGAGAACATCGGCACCTGTGTcaagtacttcaagaagatggcCGCCATGGGCCAATGGTTGGAAATGGAGATCGGTATCACCGGTGGTGAGGAGGACGGTGTCAACAACGAGTCCGTCGACAAGGACTCCTTGTACACCAAGCCAGAACAGGTCTACAACGTCTTCAAGGCCTTGCAGCCAATCTCTCCAAACTTCTCCATCGCCGCCGCCTTCGGTAACGTCCACGGTGTCTACGCCGGCACCATGGCTTTGAGACCAGAGATCCTGGCCGAGCACCAGAAGTACACCGCCGAGCAGATCGGTGTCCCAGCCGAGAGCAAGCCtttgttcttggtcttcCACGGTGGGTCTGGTTCCACCAAGGAGCAATTCCAAACCGGTATCGACAACGGTGTCGTCAAGGTCAACCTGGACACCGACTGTCAGTACGCCTACTTGAAGGGTATCAGAGACTACGTCCTAAACAAGAAGGACTACATCATGTCCATGGTCGGTAACCCAACCGGTCCAGACTCTCCAAACAAGAAGTACTTCGACCCAAGAGTCTGGGTCAGAGAAGGTGAGAAGACCATGTCCGTCAGAATTGCCGAGGCCTTCGACGTCTTCAACACCAAGGACACTTTGTAA
- the BLI1 gene encoding Bli1p (similar to Saccharomyces cerevisiae YKL061W; ancestral locus Anc_2.572), producing MVLKVSEPNFLSGCDIIYFFSTCTFEQNFRQFLHLICVCCALSPLRCTPLAVACRPDGRDGFWEEHWTGHRCVGGRSARVRRHAVRRGDFHVQRADRVQRVVAREITSSVQLKDSAELERVQMLKEQYSQRIGELELQLDSMERLCGEMEEFLEELNLKRQQRKPAGGT from the coding sequence ATGGTTTTGAAGGTTTCTGAGCCAAACTTCTTATCTGGTTGCGATATCATTTACTTCTTCAGTACGTGCacttttgaacaaaattttcGTCAATTTTTACACCTTATTTGTGTGTGCTGTGCCCTCAGTCCCTTGCGATGCACCCCATTAGCAGTCGCGTGTCGCCCTGATGGTCGAGACGGGTTCTGGGAGGAGCATTGGACGGGACATCGATGCGTTGGTGGGCGGTCTGCAAGAGTTCGTCGACACGCGGTCCGTAGAGGCGATTTCCACGTTCAACGAGCGGACAGAGTCCAACGAGTTGTTGCGAGGGAGATCACCAGTTCAGTACAATTGAAGGACTCTGCGGAGTTGGAACGGGTCCAAATGTTGAAGGAGCAGTACTCGCAACGGATTGGTGAGCTGGAATTGCAATTGGACTCGATGGAACGGCTATGCGGTGAAATGGAGGAATTCCTAGAGGAGCTCAACTTGAAACGGCAGCAAAGGAAGCCCGCTGGTGGGACCTGA
- the ANR2 gene encoding Anr2p (similar to Saccharomyces cerevisiae YKL047W; ancestral locus Anc_2.571) produces MTNSKPVVPLRGVFLSKFDMRRGNVVEWSVDCSPFASLEFKSMPSGIHDVTDDSISFVAKDNTEGKYYLGVAFYKQNGFDIMADGKQLDRSKVHMYSLGVILDVEYDSERGTKQGPFTEYGHYYINKLESLLNAWFTANDVKNTDSFKDFYESHARDKDITTLELGVESQIPMIHYLYHWIKRLGPLIFTLWKSCLLNERILILNPSGDRIGTVNALCYCLSLISQSCKLGSKTKSPLLLYTIGTADLENMKSILQAKRGRGYIACTSDELLPYKHEIYDKVLRVNSIWIDDEEDELNCDVVDESKKLKILDNKGKQIRATPYELELYELMLNTVLREGITNLDRFKYQLLVEPVSWYQYLVDTAYFFGTVGYVQPFFHITADNVCLPDTSVDVDDFNANADVLLAKSVQGYFYDKTAHIYNTLQSIIATQSVDPAIGDGVVILPQEMKELTLDCFSAQDYEFIAEIGKKWFDKEIVVNGGADYLKLAC; encoded by the coding sequence ATGACGAACAGTAAACCGGTTGTGCCGCTTCGCGGAGTGTTTCTGAGTAAATTCGATATGAGGCGTGGTAACGTCGTCGAGTGGTCCGTCGATTGCTCGCCCTTTGCCAGTCTCGAGTTCAAATCGATGCCGTCCGGGATCCACGACGTGACGGACGACTCGATCAGTTTCGTTGCAAAGGACAATACAGAGGGGAAGTACTATCTCGGGGTTGCGTTCTACAAGCAGAACGGGTTCGATATTATGGCCGATGGAAAACAACTCGATAGGAGCAAAGTGCACATGTATTCCCTAGGGGTGATACTCGACGTCGAGTACGACAGCGAGCGGGGGACAAAACAGGGACCGTTTACAGAGTATGGACACTACTATATCAACAAGCTGGAATCTTTGTTGAACGCTTGGTTTACAGCCAACGATGTGAAGAATACAGACTCATTCAAGGATTTCTACGAGAGCCATGCTAGGGACAAAGATATTACTACGTTAGAATTGGGGGTAGAGAGTCAGATTCCAATGATTCATTACTTGTACCACTGGATCAAGAGACTGGGGCCCCTGATTTTCACACTCTGGAAATCTTGTCTACTGAATGAAAGGATATTGATCTTGAACCCGTCAGGAGACCGTATAGGTACCGTTAACGCTTTATGCTACTGTCTCTCACTGATCTCTCAGAGTTGTAAACTGGGGAGCAAGACGAAATCACCCTTATTATTGTACACCATCGGTACTGCCGACCTGGAAAACATGAAGAGTATCCTTCAGGCTAAGCGTGGCAGGGGTTACATCGCCTGCACAAGCGATGAGTTGCTCCCATACAAACACGAGATCTATGACAAAGTGCTGAGGGTAAATTCCATATGGattgacgatgaagaggaCGAATTGAACTGCGACGTTGTCGATGAGAgcaagaagttgaaaatcTTGGACAACAAGGGGAAGCAGATCCGTGCCACACCATACGAGCTGGAATTATACGAACTCATGTTGAACACGGTACTGAGGGAGGGAATAACTAATCTGGACAGATTTAAATACCAACTGCTAGTGGAACCTGTATCTTGGTACCAATATCTTGTCGACACGGcgtatttttttggtacTGTCGGATACGTTCAACCGTTCTTCCATATCACCGCAGACAATGTGTGTCTCCCGGATACGTCCGTGGATGTAGACGACTTCAATGCGAATGCAGACGTCCTCCTAGCAAAGTCCGTCCAAGGTTATTTCTACGACAAAACGGCACATATATACAACACCTTGCAATCAATTATCGCAACGCAGAGTGTGGACCCCGCCATAGGCGATGGGGTCGTTATACTACCACAGGAAATGAAAGAACTGACTCTGGACTGTTTCAGTGCCCAGGATTACGAATTTATTGCTGAGATCGGTAAGAAATGGTTCGATAAGGAGATTGTTGTCAATGGAGGCGCGGATTACTTGAAATTGGCTTGTTAG
- the MPE1 gene encoding cleavage polyadenylation factor subunit MPE1 (similar to Saccharomyces cerevisiae MPE1 (YKL059C); ancestral locus Anc_2.579): MSSTIFYRFKSQKGTSRILFDGTGLTVFELKRDIIQENRLGDGTDFQLRVYNPDTMEEYDEDQAVIPRSSNVVARRSPAVRAVSVHSRARPGGAAAAAGGNAARYVTGKPRVFARRGNAAATSTTTQEATPSGVTEEERIANMFATQENQWEQTQQAMSGQTPVFFRSGGGGGAGGAGHGDDGPPPPGYMCYRCGAKDHWIKNCPTNNDPNFEGKRIRRTTGIPKKFLKSVEIDPSTMTPEEMSQRKIMITDEGKFVVQVADQHSWEDYQRKQQKVAAPADLSVWAPGRFPDLPTELKCPITGGLLRDPVRTSHCCKRAFSKTAIEDTLLETDFVCPGCGAQDTLLDSLEPDKTLQAEAAAFLQRETAQGPEGAGDASAKRLRLDPAAPTAGSTGPGPVPPAFALPPFPLFPLPPFMPRGQK; the protein is encoded by the coding sequence ATGAGCAGCACTATATTCTACAGGTTCAAGTCGCAGAAGGGCACGTCGCGGATCCTGTTTGACGGGACCGGGCTGACCGTGTTCGAGTTGAAGCGGGACATCATACAGGAGAACCGGTTGGGCGACGGGACGGACTTCCAACTGCGCGTGTACAACCCTGACACGATGGAGGAGTACGACGAGGACCAGGCTGTGATCCCCCGGTCGTCCAACGTTGTTGCCCGGCGGTCCCCCGCCGTGAGGGCCGTGTCGGTGCACTCCAGGGCGAGACCCGGCGGTGCCGCTGCCGCCGCTGGTGGGAACGCGGCGCGGTACGTCACTGGGAAACCGCGCGTGTTCGCCAGGAGGGGCAACGCTGCTGCTACTAGCACTACGACGCAAGAGGCAACCCCCAGTGGTGTCACTGAGGAGGAGCGGATCGCCAACATGTTTGCCACGCAGGAGAACCAGTGGGAACAAACGCAACAGGCGATGTCTGGACAAACGCCCGTGTTCTTCCGGTCCggcggtggcggtggcGCTGGTGGTGCAGGGCACGGTGACGACGGCCCACCACCACCCGGATACATGTGCTACCGGTGTGGTGCCAAGGACCACTGGATCAAGAACTGCCCCACGAACAACGACCCTAACTTCGAGGGGAAACGGATCCGGCGGACCACGGGTATCCCGAAGAAATTCCTCAAGAGTGTAGAGATCGACCCCTCGACGATGACCCCGGAGGAGATGTCTCAACGCAAGATCATGATCACCGACGAGGGGAAATTTGTCGTACAAGTCGCTGACCAGCACTCCTGGGAGGACTACCAGCGGAAACAGCAGAAAGTCGCTGCACCGGCGGATCTGTCCGTGTGGGCCCCCGGGAGGTTCCCCGATCTGCCTACAGAGCTGAAATGCCCCATCACGGGCGGGCTGTTGAGGGACCCAGTCCGCACAAGCCACTGTTGCAAGAGGGCGTTCAGCAAGACAGCAATCGAGGACACCCTGCTCGAAACGGACTTCGTGTGCCCCGGATGCGGCGCCCAGGACACCCTACTGGACTCACTGGAGCCTGACAAGACGCTACAGGCGGAGGCAGCCGCATTCCTGCAGAGGGAGACCGCCCAGGGTCCAGAGGGAGCCGGCGACGCCAGCGCCAAGCGGCTGAGGCTGGACCCTGCTGCCCCCACCGCCGGCAGCACGGGCCCGGGCCCGGTCCCGCCCGCCTTCGCGCTGCCGCCGTTCCCGCTGTTCCCGCTGCCGCCGTTCATGCCGCGCGGGCAGAAGTAG
- the DCW1 gene encoding putative mannan endo-1,6-alpha-mannosidase (similar to Saccharomyces cerevisiae DCW1 (YKL046C); ancestral locus Anc_2.570) — MQFSSCKMGTSTVSVLLALSAVVSKVAALDIDLDNLDSIRNATSLIAYGLMDYYTGEQYGKTVGMFADPYYWWEAGGAWGSMLDYSWFMDNDTYDSQIMSAMLHQTGEHNNYIPLNQSTTEGNDDQAFWGIAAMTAAERNFTNPPEDKPQWLYLAQAVFNTMALRWDTESCGGGLRWQIFNWNSGYDYKNTVSNGALFHMASRLARYTGNQSYVDWAEKVYDWMWDVHVISNSTYMFVYDGVDANDNCSTVTQYQWTYNHGLLLAGSAYLYNFTGDEVWHNRTKKLVTAAQVFFNSTTGIMYEAACQAALTCNNDQRSFKAYFSRFLGLTAQLVPETRTQIMGWLNTSAVAAGKSCSGGYDGHTCGLNWFKDGWDGMYGLGEQMSALECILNTRALMKPAPYTATNGGSSKGESSRWYGSIPNQLVPIAYHKRVSGRCRYHHCHHRYFNRIVCIVASVLRKQE, encoded by the coding sequence ATGCAGTTTTCCAGTTGTAAGATGGGGACGAGTACCGTCTCGGTGCTGTTGGCGTTGAGTGCGGTCGTCTCCAAAGTTGCCGCGTTGGATATAGACTTGGACAATTTGGACTCGATAAGGAATGCTACCTCGCTGATCGCGTACGGTTTGATGGACTACTACACCGGTGAACAGTATGGGAAAACGGTGGGTATGTTCGCTGATCCGTACTACTGGTGGGAAGCCGGTGGTGCATGGGGGTCCATGCTAGATTACTCGTGGTTTATGGATAACGACACGTATGACTCCCAGATCATGAGCGCAATGCTGCACCAGACCGGTGAGcacaacaactacatcccGTTGAATCAATCGACCACGGAAGGTAACGATGATCAAGCTTTTTGGGGGATCGCAGCGATGACCGCAGCGGAAAGAAATTTCACAAACCCACCCGAGGATAAACCACAGTGGTTGTACTTGGCGCAGGCCGTTTTCAACACCATGGCACTTCGTTGGGATACGGAGTCCTGCGGCGGTGGGTTAAGATGGCAGATTTTCAACTGGAACTCTGGTTACGATTACAAAAATACAGTCTCCAACGGTGCCCTGTTCCACATGGCATCAAGATTGGCAAGGTACACAGGGAATCAAAGTTACGTCGATTGGGCGGAAAAAGTTTACGATTGGATGTGGGACGTCCACGTCATCTCTAATAGCACGTACATGTTTGTGTACGACGGTGTGGATGCAAACGACAACTGTAGCACAGTGACACAATACCAATGGACGTACAACCATGGGCTGTTGCTGGCCGGGTCCGCCTACTTGTACAACTTCACTGGTGACGAAGTTTGGCATAACAGAACGAAAAAACTGGTGACCGCAGCGCAAGTGTTTTTCAACTCCACCACCGGTATAATGTACGAGGCTGCTTGTCAAGCAGCATTGACTTGTAACAACGATCAACGGTCCTTCAAGGCATACTTCTCCCGTTTCTTGGGGTTGACTGCCCAGTTGGTCCCCGAGACGAGAACGCAGATCATGGGCTGGTTGAACACTTCGGCCGTTGCAGCTGGTAAATCGTGCAGCGGTGGTTACGATGGTCATACCTGTGGGTTGAACTGGTTCAAGGATGGCTGGGATGGGATGTACGGTCTCGGTGAGCAAATGTCTGCCTTGGAGTGTATTCTGAACACGAGAGCACTTATGAAACCGGCCCCTTACACTGCAACCAATGGTGGTTCGTCTAAGGGGGAGTCCAGCCGCTGGTACGGAAGCATACCCAACCAACTTGTCCCCATTGCATATCACAAAAGGGTCTCGGGCAGGTGCCGGTATCATCACTGCCATCATCGGTATTTCAATCGTATCGTGTGCATTGTGGCTAGTGTTCTAAGAAAACAAGAATGA